The following proteins come from a genomic window of Aspergillus luchuensis IFO 4308 DNA, chromosome 3, nearly complete sequence:
- a CDS encoding putative ATP dependent RNA helicase (COG:A;~EggNog:ENOG410PG85;~InterPro:IPR011709,IPR027417,IPR001650,IPR014001, IPR007502,IPR002464;~PFAM:PF04408,PF07717,PF00271;~go_function: GO:0004386 - helicase activity [Evidence IEA]) codes for MASELDLSTSFIPALYKPAALLPIARHKQSLLYLVETYPVTIVVGQTGSGKTTQLPQYLDQAGWCADGKAIAVTQPRRVAATTVAARVAEEMRCKLGEEVGYSIRFEDLTSASTRIKFLTDGMLLREALVDPLLSRYSVIMVDEAHERSLSTDILLGILKKIMKRRPELRIVVSSATLQAEDFLRFFAGEEFDSSTESGDVGGKVGRIISLEGRMYPVDMLFLENPAEDYVERAVKTVFDIHLQEAEGDILVFLTGREEIDTTVQMIAERAATLHPKAQSILPLPLYSGLTTDQQMYVFEPTPENTRKVIVSTNIAEASVTINGIVYVIDCGFAKLRAYNPQTGIETLTAVPISKAAAVQRAGRAGRTKPGKCFRLYTQQAYEQLPEATVPEIQRSNLAPVIMQLKALGIDNIVRFDFLTPPPTELVIRAFELLYSLGAVDDYAKLTKPHGMRMAELAVDPMMAKVLLSAPSFNCLSEILSIAAMVSLQGTVWVQHEGDRKSSESQRRKFAVEEGDHLTYLNVYQAFITKGKKESKWCRDNLLNFRSLQRAVSIRGQLKRYLERFGIQVDETLSARSRQEDPSKLAEQIRRCLTTGYFAHAAKMQPDGTFKTVSGGLTLHAHPSSLMFNRKADWVIFHEILQTGEKTFIRDITKIEKNYLLEYAPNYYQVH; via the exons ATGGCTTCCGAGCTGGATCTGTCCACCAGCTTTATCCCGGCTCTATACAAGCCGGCCGCATTGCTTCCAATCGCAAGACACAAGCAGAGCTTGTTGTACCTGGTTGAAACATATCCGGTGACCATTGTCGTTGGACAAACAGGAAGTGGGAAAACGACCCAACTACCCCAGTATCTCGACCAAGCAGGATGGTGTGCAGATGGGAAGGCCATAGCCGTGACACAA CCACGTCGGGTGGCCGCTACCACGGTGGCCGCTAGGGTAGCTGAGGAAATGCGCTGCAAGCTCGGAGAAGAGGTGGGCTACTCAATTCGTTTTGAGGACTTGACCTCGGCTTCCACCAGGATCAAGTTCCTTACAGATGGAATGCTACTTAGGGAGGCACTCGTAGATCCTCTGCTGTCAAGATACTCTGTAATCATGGTGGATGAAGCTCATGAGCGTTCCCTCAGTACTGATATCCTCCTGGGTATCCTGAAAAAGATCATGAAACGACGGCCGGAGCTTAGGATTGTGGTCAGTAGTGCAACCTTGCAAGCTGAAGACTTTCTGCGTTTCTTCGCTGGTGAGGAGTTTGACAGCAGTACGGAATCCGGTGATGTTGGCGGCAAGGTGGGAAGGATCATCAGTCTAGAAGGTCGCATGTATCCGGTGGACATGCTCTTTCTCGAGAACCCTGCAGAAGACTATGTCGAACGCGCAGTCAAAACCGTGTTCGACATTCATCTTCAAGAGGCGGAAGGTGATATTTTGGTGTTCTTGACTGGCCGAGAGGAGATTGATACCACGGTGCAGATGATCGCTGAACGTGCCGCAACGCTGCATCCCAAGGCGCAGAGTATACTTCCGTTGCCCCTTTACTCTGGCCTCACAACAGACCAGCAAATGTACGTGTTTGAACCGACACCAGAAAACACCCGCAAGGTCATCGTGTCGACCAACATCGCCGAAGCATCGGTTACTATTAACGGGATTGTGTATGTCATTGACTGCGGTTTCGCCAAATTAAGAGCTTATAACCCGCAGACCGGCATAGAGACATTGACCGCAGTGCCCATATCAAAGGCAGCGGCTGTTCAGCGAGCTGGCCGAGCCGGGCGTACCAAACCTGGGAAGTGCTTCCGCCTCTATACGCAGCAGGCCTATGAACAACTCCCCGAGGCCACCGTTCCGGAGATCCAGCGGTCAAACCTAGCACCTGTGATCATGCAGCTCAAGGCTTTGGGTATTGACAACATCGTACGATTCGACTTCCTGACTCCCCCTCCTACAGAGCTTGTTATTCGCGCATTTGAGCTGCTGTACTCTTTGGGAGCAGTTGATGACTATGCCAAACTCACAAAGCCCCATGGGATGCGCATGGCAGAGCTGGCAGTCGATCCAATGATGGCAAAGGTGCTGCTATCAGCGCCATCTTTCAACTGCTTAAGTGAGATCCTCTCTATTGCTGCCATGGTGAGTCTTCAAGGGACCGTATGGGTTCAACATGAAGGCGACAGGAAGTCATCGGAGAGCCAGCGGAGAAAGTTCGCAGTTGAAGAGGGCGATCATCTGACGTATCTTAACGTGTACCAAGCGTTTATCaccaaaggaaagaaggagtcCAAATGGTGCCGTGACAATCTTCTGAACTTTCGATCTTTGCAGCGGGCTGTGAGCATTCGGGGCCAGTTGAAGCGATATCTTGAGCGTTTTGGGATTCAGGTCGACGAGACTCTCTCCGCTCGGTCTCGGCAAGAAGACCCAAGTAAGCTTGCGGAACAGATTCGTAGGTGTCTTACTACGGGTTATTTCGCACACGCTGCGAAGATGCAACCCGATGGTACCTTTAAGACGGTGAGCGGAGGCCTGACTCTCCATGCTCACCCGAGTTCATTGATGTTT AATCGGAAAGCCGACTGGGTCATCTTCCATGAGATCTTACAAACCGGCGAGAAGACCTTCATCCGCGATATCACTAAGATCGAAAAGAACTACCTTCTCGAATACGCCCCGAACTACTACCAGGTCCATTGA
- a CDS encoding PITH domain-containing protein (COG:O;~EggNog:ENOG410PNU2;~InterPro:IPR008979,IPR010400,IPR037047;~PFAM:PF06201) — protein sequence MSGHHHHHDHGGHCHGEDGHDHSNDITPAIQSLLYSQIQFDSITTLNEASPKSGAAIVKKTWAERLDDEPELESDADEQLLMYIPFTGQVKVHSLLIYTAPTPSAPKTLKLFKNRDDLDFGTASDLKPTQTVEIPQPMPGADVFELPLNRAHWNATTSITLFFEDNWSDGEEDVTKVGYIGFKGQFMALNREPISFLYEAAANPGDHVAIQGVNGVGSRIL from the exons ATGTCaggtcatcaccaccaccacgatcaCGGCGGCCATTGCCACGGAGAAGACGGTCATGATCATTCCAACGACATCACCCCCGCGATTCAATCTCTCCTCTACTCTCAAATCCAGTTTGACTCGATCACTACATTAAACG AGGCCAGTCCCAAGTCCGGCGCGGCGATTGTCAAGAAAACATGGGCCGAAAGGCTCGACGATGAGCCGGAGCTGGAAAGCGACGCAGATGAACAGCTGTTGATGTATATTCC GTTCACCGGCCAGGTTAAAGTCCACTCCCTCCTTATATACACCGCTCCCACCCCATCTGCCCCGAAGACCCTAAAGCTGTTCAAGAATCGCGACGACCTGGACTTCGGAACAGCTTCGGACCTAAAGCCCACGCAGACAGTCGAGATACCCCAACCTATGCCGGGCGCAGATGTTTTCGAGTTGCCGCTGAACCGGGCGCATTGGAACGCGACTACCTCCATCACTCTGTTCTTCGAGGATAACTGGAgcgatggggaagaagacgtcACCAAGGTCGGGTATATTGGTTTCAAGGGACAGTTTATGGCCCTAAATAGGGAGCCAATCAGTTTCTTGTATGAGGCGGCTGCAAATCCGGGTGATCATGTTGCTATTCAGGGTGTGAATGGAGTAGGGAGCAGGATTCTGTGA
- the VPS20 gene encoding ESCRT-III subunit protein VPS20 (BUSCO:EOG09264IIZ;~COG:U;~EggNog:ENOG410PPFV;~InterPro:IPR005024;~PFAM:PF03357;~go_process: GO:0007034 - vacuolar transport [Evidence IEA]), giving the protein MGNTNSTHKISAQDRAILDLKNQRDKLHQYQKRITVLTDRETEIAKQCLARNDRKRALLALRRKKYQESLLDKTDKQLEQLEQLTGQIEFALVQKDVLFGLQQGTKVLQTINKEMGGLEGVEKLMGETEEARAYQEEISEMLAGRLSTQDEDEVEEELEALQRDTQGPVVLPNAPSSKLPEHMEGVKEDEHAAEEEAQVEERTAILA; this is encoded by the exons ATGGGAAACACAAACAGCACCCATAAGATCTCTGCTCAGGACCG GGCAATCCTTGACCTCAAGAACCAGCGAGACAAGCTCCACCAATATCAGAAGCGAATTACCGTCTTGACAGACCGCGAAACCGAAATCGCGAAGCAATGTCTCGCCAGGAATGACCGCAAGCGCGCTTTGCTTGCCCTGCGTCGCAAGAAGTACCAGGAGTCGCTGCTAGATAAGACCGACAAACAGCTCGAGCAGCTCGAACAGCTTACGGGGCAGATTGAGTTTGCGCTGGTTCAGAAGGATGTCCTTTTCGGCTTGCAGCAAGGGACCAAGGTCCTGCAGACCATTAACAAGGAGATGGGTGGTCttgagggggtggagaaaCTGATGGGCGAGACGGAGGAAGCGAGAGCCTATCAAGAG GAAATCAGCGAGATGCTTGCTGGACGCTTGTCCACtcaggatgaggatgaagttgaagaggaaCTGGAGGCTTTGCAGCGGGATACGCAGGGTCCGGTTGTCTTGCCGAATGCGCCCAGCTCTAAGCTCCCAGAGCACATGGAGGGGGTCAAGGAGGACGAGCATgccgcggaagaagaggcccaAGTCGAGGAGCGGACTGCAATTCTTGCTTAA